In a genomic window of Kitasatospora sp. NBC_00240:
- a CDS encoding IS5 family transposase: MSHCAVFAPSASSSGMSCDCLAHRLGNAADQPDRARRYGSDLTDAEWAIVRPLLPVPSWLNGCGGRPEGYCHRQMIDAVRYLVTEGVRWASLPTDFPKWRAAYRFFRRWRDNDYTKELYGRLRKMLRELAGKKEEPTAAIIDSQSVKADATVGAATRGYDAGKKINGRKRHIAVDTLGLLLTVIVTDASVKDNDAGRDLLEHLRAEHHRITLVWADGGYTGWLVVFAAAVLALALTVVKRSDDAKGFVLLPRRWVVERSFSWLIRARRLARDYETRIDSAEAMAWWAASIPATRRLARSGRPAPRRLKRSAA, encoded by the coding sequence GTGTCCCACTGTGCCGTGTTCGCTCCGTCCGCGTCCAGCTCCGGCATGTCGTGCGATTGCCTCGCACACCGGCTCGGGAATGCCGCTGACCAGCCCGACCGGGCCCGCCGCTACGGCTCCGATCTGACCGACGCGGAGTGGGCGATCGTGCGGCCGCTGCTGCCGGTCCCGTCCTGGCTGAACGGCTGCGGCGGCCGCCCGGAGGGCTATTGCCACCGGCAGATGATCGACGCCGTGCGCTACCTGGTCACCGAGGGCGTGCGCTGGGCCAGCCTGCCCACCGACTTCCCCAAGTGGCGGGCGGCATACCGGTTCTTCCGCCGCTGGCGCGACAACGACTACACCAAGGAGCTCTACGGCCGACTGCGCAAGATGCTGCGCGAACTGGCCGGCAAGAAGGAGGAGCCGACCGCCGCGATCATCGACTCGCAGTCGGTCAAGGCCGACGCCACCGTCGGCGCCGCCACCCGCGGCTACGACGCCGGGAAGAAAATCAACGGCCGCAAACGACACATCGCCGTGGACACCCTCGGCCTGCTGCTGACCGTGATCGTCACCGACGCGTCGGTCAAGGACAACGACGCCGGCCGCGACCTCCTTGAACACCTGCGCGCCGAACACCACCGCATCACCCTGGTCTGGGCCGACGGCGGCTACACCGGCTGGCTGGTCGTCTTCGCCGCCGCCGTCCTGGCCCTCGCGCTGACTGTCGTCAAGCGCAGCGACGACGCCAAGGGGTTCGTGTTGCTGCCGCGCCGCTGGGTCGTGGAGCGCAGTTTCTCCTGGCTGATCCGGGCCCGGCGGCTGGCCCGGGACTACGAGACCCGCATCGACAGTGCCGAGGCGATGGCCTGGTGGGCCGCGAGCATCCCGGCCACCCGCCGCCTGGCCCGCTCCGGCCGACCGGCGCCCCGGCGCCTCAAGCGGTCCGCGGCCTGA
- a CDS encoding type I-E CRISPR-associated protein Cas6/Cse3/CasE → MGSPQAMHAAVAGATALYDDPGRSLWRLDADAPHRPVLLVLTQVEADFTHIVEQAGWPNVAAGRPQGRDCGGLLSRVEAGQRYRFRVTANPVQTMASQPSGTGDGSSGVPRERGRVLGHRTAAHQSRWFLERTARWGFEVPRTGVGEEPDMRILHRERLSFGKEKGAQRVSLQTATFEGVLTVTEPKVLVDALTVGVAGRGRTGAVC, encoded by the coding sequence TTGGGTTCGCCGCAGGCGATGCATGCGGCTGTCGCCGGTGCGACTGCTTTGTATGACGATCCGGGCCGGTCGTTGTGGCGGCTGGACGCGGATGCGCCGCACCGGCCGGTGTTGTTGGTGTTGACGCAGGTGGAGGCCGATTTCACGCACATTGTGGAGCAGGCGGGGTGGCCGAATGTGGCCGCCGGTAGGCCGCAGGGGCGGGACTGTGGTGGTTTGTTGTCGCGGGTCGAGGCCGGTCAGCGGTATCGGTTCAGGGTGACGGCGAATCCGGTTCAGACGATGGCGTCGCAGCCGAGTGGGACCGGTGACGGTTCGTCGGGTGTGCCTCGTGAGAGGGGACGGGTACTGGGACACCGGACGGCGGCGCATCAGAGTCGCTGGTTCCTCGAGCGCACCGCGCGCTGGGGGTTCGAGGTGCCGCGGACCGGAGTGGGTGAGGAGCCGGACATGCGGATCCTTCACAGGGAACGGTTGTCCTTCGGGAAGGAGAAGGGCGCGCAGCGCGTGTCTCTCCAGACGGCAACGTTCGAGGGTGTGCTGACGGTGACAGAGCCGAAGGTGTTGGTGGATGCGCTGACGGTGGGCGTGGCAGGGCGCGGGCGTACGGGTGCGGTCTGCTGA
- a CDS encoding LuxR C-terminal-related transcriptional regulator gives MKVLADGTLPADVTSLVGRRTEVAELKKVLSEARLVTLSGVGGVGKTRLAMQVSREVHRAFPDGVHWVSLAEVGEPGLVGLTTMAAVGVHTMGSDAIAALIDFLRGKRLLLVLDNCEHLVDACAELVAALLRACPGVRVLATSREVLDIAGERSFVVPPLSAPGADDPTARHGGDMTDAVELFAERAAAAAPGFELTADNEQAVAALCRHLDGLPLAIELAAVRMRVLTVDELLARQGERYELLSAQGRGLLPRQQSLRATVDWSFELCSPQERLLWARLSVFVGGCDLAAAEIVCAGEGLTRSAVLDAMTGLVEKSVLMREEAQGRVRYQMLETIRQYGREQLQTTGEGAELRRRHRDRYLELAERVKEQWWFGPGQVALFSSTREEHANLRAAMEYSLTEPGQAGAGTRMAGALWIYWIVCGLPHEGTLWLERALACETEPGWQRAEALWAASLVSAYGGNPGPATVEEILAMMAECQALAEQLGDPAFLAHATYLSGFAQLRGSDPLQGFTMLTEGIELERALGEANPHLSFAQFLLTIAATLGNLGDMVTDIGGEALNACRARGDEWLQSWIVLLIGMVGVLNDREEAPGQLREAIRLKQPFRELLGIGSAVEFLAWCAMTDRDIKLAAKLFGAVTVFLKPLGLDMEQFVLQGEWSDHRNHEWVVQQAKDALGEAAYLRAFRSGTRLTQDEAIALALGEESRPEQATAAPRTALLTRREVQIADLLAEGLSNKEIADRLVIAQRTAETHVASILTKLGLTSRSQVAIWVTRQRGTGAE, from the coding sequence ATGAAGGTCCTGGCGGACGGCACCCTGCCTGCCGATGTGACGAGTTTGGTGGGGCGCCGCACAGAGGTCGCCGAGCTGAAGAAGGTGCTGTCCGAGGCTCGCTTGGTGACGCTGTCCGGCGTGGGCGGCGTCGGGAAGACCCGTCTGGCGATGCAGGTGTCGCGGGAGGTCCACCGGGCGTTCCCGGACGGGGTGCACTGGGTGTCCCTTGCGGAAGTCGGCGAGCCGGGGCTGGTGGGGCTGACCACGATGGCAGCGGTCGGCGTACACACGATGGGCTCCGATGCCATCGCGGCGTTGATCGACTTCCTACGCGGCAAACGGTTACTGCTGGTGTTGGACAATTGCGAGCACCTGGTCGATGCATGCGCGGAGCTGGTGGCGGCCCTCCTGCGGGCGTGCCCGGGAGTGCGGGTGCTGGCCACCAGCAGGGAAGTGCTCGACATCGCGGGCGAGCGCTCGTTCGTCGTGCCGCCGCTGTCCGCGCCGGGAGCCGACGACCCGACGGCCAGGCACGGTGGTGATATGACCGATGCGGTGGAACTCTTCGCGGAGCGAGCCGCGGCGGCGGCCCCGGGGTTCGAGCTCACGGCGGACAACGAGCAGGCGGTGGCGGCCTTGTGCCGACACCTGGACGGCCTGCCGCTGGCCATCGAACTCGCCGCCGTCCGCATGCGGGTCCTGACCGTGGACGAGCTACTGGCTCGTCAGGGCGAACGCTACGAACTCCTCAGCGCGCAGGGCCGGGGGCTGCTGCCGAGGCAGCAGTCCCTGCGAGCGACGGTGGACTGGAGCTTCGAACTCTGTTCGCCGCAGGAGCGGCTGCTGTGGGCCCGGCTGTCGGTATTCGTCGGCGGCTGCGACCTCGCCGCCGCCGAAATCGTCTGCGCCGGCGAGGGCCTCACGCGGTCCGCGGTGCTCGACGCCATGACGGGCCTGGTCGAGAAATCCGTCCTGATGCGGGAGGAGGCACAGGGCCGAGTCCGGTACCAGATGCTTGAGACGATCCGTCAGTACGGCCGCGAGCAGCTGCAGACGACCGGCGAAGGGGCAGAACTGCGTCGCCGGCACCGGGACCGCTACCTCGAACTGGCGGAACGGGTGAAGGAGCAGTGGTGGTTCGGTCCGGGGCAGGTGGCCCTGTTCTCGTCCACCCGGGAAGAGCACGCGAATCTCCGTGCGGCGATGGAGTACTCCCTGACCGAGCCCGGCCAGGCCGGGGCGGGCACGCGTATGGCCGGAGCACTGTGGATCTACTGGATTGTGTGCGGTCTGCCGCACGAGGGCACGCTCTGGCTGGAGCGCGCACTGGCCTGCGAGACCGAGCCAGGCTGGCAACGGGCCGAGGCCCTCTGGGCAGCGAGCCTCGTCAGCGCTTACGGCGGAAACCCGGGCCCGGCAACGGTGGAAGAGATCCTCGCCATGATGGCGGAGTGCCAAGCCCTGGCCGAGCAACTGGGCGACCCGGCCTTCCTGGCCCACGCGACCTACCTTTCGGGATTCGCGCAGCTTCGCGGTAGCGACCCGTTGCAAGGCTTCACCATGCTCACGGAGGGTATCGAGCTGGAACGAGCCCTCGGCGAAGCAAATCCCCACCTGAGCTTCGCCCAGTTCCTCCTCACCATCGCCGCCACCCTGGGCAACCTCGGCGACATGGTCACGGACATCGGTGGGGAGGCCCTCAACGCCTGCCGGGCCCGCGGCGACGAGTGGTTGCAGTCCTGGATCGTCCTGCTCATCGGAATGGTCGGCGTGCTGAACGACCGTGAGGAGGCGCCAGGCCAGCTGCGTGAAGCGATCCGGCTCAAGCAGCCGTTCCGCGAGCTGCTGGGCATCGGAAGCGCCGTCGAGTTCCTGGCCTGGTGCGCGATGACCGACAGGGACATCAAGCTGGCTGCGAAACTTTTCGGCGCCGTCACGGTGTTCCTGAAGCCCCTTGGACTCGACATGGAGCAGTTCGTTCTCCAGGGTGAGTGGAGCGATCACCGTAATCACGAGTGGGTTGTGCAGCAGGCCAAGGACGCCTTGGGCGAGGCTGCCTACCTTCGGGCTTTTCGCAGCGGCACCCGCCTCACCCAGGACGAAGCCATCGCCCTCGCCCTCGGAGAGGAGAGCCGGCCCGAACAGGCCACGGCAGCCCCCCGTACGGCATTGCTGACTCGACGGGAAGTACAGATCGCCGACCTGCTCGCCGAAGGCCTGTCCAACAAGGAGATCGCCGACCGGCTGGTCATTGCTCAGCGCACCGCCGAAACGCACGTCGCGAGCATCCTCACCAAACTCGGCCTCACCTCTCGCTCCCAGGTCGCCATCTGGGTCACCAGGCAGCGCGGCACGGGGGCGGAATGA